The following are from one region of the Biomphalaria glabrata chromosome 12, xgBioGlab47.1, whole genome shotgun sequence genome:
- the LOC106070284 gene encoding E3 ubiquitin-protein ligase Bre1-like, with amino-acid sequence MSGNKRPADEAASSATGAPAAKKMAIPFDTLPFGKLYSLVSTSLEELDMKVLVFQNKKLAERIEQRKKAETELKKRIEQLENRQRTDDAVLMIVNRYWNQLDEDVRVLLQRFDAETSDETETKNESSELTSFLTLLSTWDKQELEEKLGQRVEFSKRAIGKLLQAFDRLLQRNEKLHHAIDFKVEQKEKDGHLEEEAKGDEDKEEKEEKKEEGNDEEEDNEKKKEGEENKEKPSKSEEGSTEVKNDDEKEDKVPEPSLFDIVKGELADLKKEAKQLQNLVTQLHQRHHEHTLHISELQDKLTASETEIAELKNKLDDLDYMYDKSECKKDSLERQLAEVSEKLQFYQETTGNMPLSGLKNLPGVPTGRLDEILSELEEHKELSSNRLMELEKLSAEYQETLTQVEKLKMDLQHLPENVILETTEYKCLQSQFSVLYNESMQIRTQLEEIRNQMTINKNNHGRQIEQMEAYELEGQKKLRTEMILVEDSLAQTRKEYDMLRIEFEQAMAANDQNLTINREMRNLIQSLQNHNQQLKMESARYKRRLREAQTEIHKLKQELAVVNPPATSTTTGTATTTTTTLSSTTPATATTSVTTTSSSSPAAVSTTCAGDNKDGIVHLKEEVQLSPVKTEPGSTPSSMPPLQTIKKEEGEMMTTPIKKEEEDDYDLKDYKNGKNDPEMIKDLRNQLKKSQDNVRELKLLLDTYKAAPKEQREKVQLMAAEKKARQEVDDLKGVIKRMQDSERRERRKLADEDAMRKIKKMEETIIELQKNLANQKQREEALLNDLDVTGQAFEDMQEQNTRLLQQLREKDDANFKLMSERIKSNQIQKLLREEKDVLTEQVATLQTQVEAQNLVVRSLEEKERLLQNSLAAVEKEQAITQQAMEMHKRKAVESSQTAADLKLHLDKYQAQLKEAQVAVAEKTASLEQEVFKYKRMQEEVAKLNRKLERSKKIEMAGAADEVLLEEIKEYKEQLTCPSCKVNKKDAVLTKCFHVFCLECLRTRYETRQRKCPKCNAGFGANDFHRLYLS; translated from the exons ATGTCTGGAAATAAGCGACCCGCTGATGAAGCAGCCAGTTCAGCCACAGGAGCACCTGCTGCTAAAAAAATGGCCATACCCTTTGATACTTTACCCTTTGGGAAATTATACTCTCTTGTTAGTACCTCACTG GAAGAGCTAGACATGAAAGTGTTGGTATTCCAAAACAAAAAGCTGGCTGAGAGGATAGAGCAAAGAAAGAAAGCTGAGACCGAATTGAAAAAGCGTATAGAACAGCTAGAAAACCGTCAACGTACTGATGATGCTGTTCTAATGATTGTGAATCGTTATTGGAATCAG TTGGATGAAGATGTGAGAGTTTTACTTCAAAGATTTGATGCTGAGACATCTGACGAAACTGAGACAAAAA ATGAAAGTAGTGAGTTGACCTCCTTTTTAACACTTTTATCCACCTGGGACAAGCAAGAGCTGGAAGAAAAACTTGGGCAGAGAGTAGAGTTTTCTAAGAGGGCTATTGGCAAATTGCTGCAAGCTTTTGATAGACTGTTACAGAGAAATGAGAAACTGCATCACGCTATTGATTTCAAG GTGGAGCAGAAGGAAAAAGATGGCCACTTGGAGGAGGAAGCCAAAGGAGATGAGGAcaaggaagagaaagaagaaaagaaggaAGAAGGTAATGACGAAGAGGAagataacgaaaaaaaaaaggaag GTGAAGAGAATAAAGAGAAACCAAGTAAATCTGAAGAAGGAAGCACAGAAGTGAAAAATGATGATGAGAAAGAAGACAAAGTGCCTGAGCCCAGCTTGTTTGACATTGTGAAAGGGGAGCTTGCTGATTTGAAGAAAGAAGCCAAACAGCTCCAGAATCTGGTGACTCAGTTACACCAGCGCCACCATGAGCATACACTCCAT ATATCTGAGCTCCAAGACAAGCTGACTGCATCTGAGACAGAGATAGCAGAGTTGAAAAACAAACTAGATGATCTGGATTATATGTATGACAAGTCTGAGTGTAAGAAAGATAGCCTGGAGCGCCAGCTTGCTGAGGTCTCAGAGAAACTTCAGTTCTACCAGGAAACAACTGGAAACATGCCTCTGTCTGGTCTTAAAAATTTACCTGGAGTCCCAACTGGGAGG tTGGATGAAATACTCTCAGAACTTGAAGAACATAAAGAGTTGTCCTCTAACAGGCTGATGGAGTTGGAGAAATTAAGTGCCGAGTACCAGGAAACGCTCACACAAGTGGAGAAATTAAAAATGGAT CTGCAACACCTTCCTGAGAATGTGATTCTGGAGACCACAGAGTACAAGTGTCTCCAGTCTCAGTTCTCGGTTCTCTACAATGAAAGCATGCAGATCAGAACTCAGCTAGAGGAGATAAGGAACCAGATGACTATCAATAAGAACAACCATGGCAGGCAGATTGAACAAATGGAGGCAT ATGAGTTGGAAGGCCAAAAGAAATTGAGAACTGAAATGATTCTTGTGGAGGACAGTTTAGCTCAAACCAGGAAAGAATATGACATGTTAAGGATTGAGTTTGAACAAGCCATGGCAGCCAATGATCAAAATT TGACTATCAACAGAGAAATGAGAAACTTGATCCAAAGTTTACAAAATCATAATCAGCAATTAAAGATGGAGTCAGCCAGATATAAGAGAAGGCTCAGGGAGGCCCAAACAGAAATTCACAAG TTAAAACAAGAACTGGCTGTGGTCAACCCACCTGCAACATCAACGACAACTGGCACTGCTACGACTACCACAACTACCCTGAGCAGCACTACACCTGCGACTGCCACAACTTCAGTAACAACAACCTCATCTTCCTCCCCTGCTGCAGTGAGTACTACATGTGCTGGTGACAACAAAGATGGTATAGTCCACTTGAAGGAAGAGGTACAACTGTCACCTGTAAAAACTGAACCAG gCTCAACACCGTCATCAATGCCGCCATTGCAGACAATTAAGAAAGAAGAAGGAGAAATGATGACAACTCCAAtcaagaaagaagaagaagatgattatgacCTTAAAGACTATAAGAATGGCAAAAATGATCCAGAGATGATTAAAGATTTGAGAAATCAGTTAAA GAAATCTCAAGATAATGTCAGGGAGCTGAAACTTCTGTTAGACACATATAAAGCAGCACCTAAAGAGCAGCGAGAAAAAGTACAG TTGATGGCTGCTGAAAAGAAAGCCAGACAGGAAGTAGATGATTTGAAAGGAGTCATTAAACGCATGCAAGACAGTGAGAGAAGGGAGAGAAGAAAACTAGCTGATGAAGATGCAAtgagaaagataaaaaagatGGAAGAAACTATAATAGAACTGCAAAAAAATCTAGCTAATCAGAAACAA AGAGAGGAAGCCCTGCTGAATGATTTAGATGTGACAGGACAAGCCTTTGAAGACATGCAAGAGCAGAACACCAGACTTCTTCAGCAGTTGCGTGAAAAAGATGATGCTAATTTTAAACTTATGTCAGAG aGGATCAAATCCAACCAGATTCAGAAGTTGttgagagaagagaaagatgtCCTGACTGAGCAAGTGGCCACACTACAAACTCAGGTGGAAGCTCAGAACTTAGTTGTGCGTAGCctggaagagaaagagagactgcTACAGAACAGCTTGGCAGCTGTAGAAAAAGAACAAGC GATTACCCAGCAGGCTATGGAGATGCACAAAAGGAAGGCAGTGGAAAGTTCTCAAACAGCTGCTGATCTCAAGCTTCATTTGGATAAGTATCAGGCACAGCTGAAAGAAGCTCAGGTGGCAGTGGCAGAGAAGACAGCCTCATTGGAGCAAGAAGtctttaaatataaaagaatgcAG GAAGAAGTTGCTAAACTGAATCGCAAGTTGGAGAGGAGTAAAAAGATTGAAATGGCGGGGGCTGCAGATGAAGTCTTGTTGGAAGAGATTAAAGAATATAAA GAGCAGCTGACTTGCCCATCATGTAAGGTGAACAAAAAGGATGCTGTGCTAACCAAATGCTTTCATGTCTTCTGCCTGGAGTGCCTGCGGACACGCTACGAAACTCGCCAGAGGAAGTGCCCTAAATGCAATGCTGGTTTTGGTGCCAATGATTTCCACAGACTGTACCTTTCCTAG